In Necator americanus strain Aroian chromosome IV, whole genome shotgun sequence, the following proteins share a genomic window:
- a CDS encoding hypothetical protein (NECATOR_CHRIV.G13496.T2) yields MKVLLRTFERNATSTQLHHKFSRSDPTVLKTAHNFFLHCRSCHLHYLPFSEFSADVWVAWFSSKKSPSRAEPSSMNLMTFSTFLFIASQGLIFTSKFFTVPNKIPLRGYLPTVITFFTVNVVNNQALNFHVPVPLHIIFRSGSLLANLLLSVILLKRKYSLRKYLSVIAITIGIVICTLATSDLEKNSGLSYEEAAKHYHEWMIGISMLIFALLASAYLAICQQRMYETYGKHPEEAMFVIHAVSLPLFSLMGADIMAAARKFNESAPFELGIISLPVPSLWMNLFLSCILQYYCIRFVYRLNAEVEALTVTLVVTLRKFLSLVFSIWWFQNPFTEKHWIGAFLVFAGTLAFADVWSKKELEKKNK; encoded by the exons ATGAAGGTCTTACTGCGCACCTTCGAGCGCAACGCAACgtctacgcaattgcaccacaaatTTAGTCGCTCTGATCCGACTGTACTAAAAACtgctcataatttttttttacattgtaGATCATGTCATCTCCACTACCTTCCATTCTCGGAGTTCTCGGCGGATGTATGGGTTGCATGGTTTTCGTCGAAAAAATCGCCAAGTAG AGCAGAACCATCATCTATGAATCTCATGACATTCTCAACATTTCTGTTTATTGCTAGTCAAGGATTAATATTCACATCAAAATTCTTCACAGTTCCAAATAAGATACCTCTCAG AGGATACCTACCTACTGTCATCACTTTCTTCACTGTTAACGTTGTGAATAACCAAGCGTTAAATTTCCATGTTCCTGTCCCTCTACATATAATTTTCCGCTCA GGTTCTCTTCTTGCCAATCTATTACTGTCTGTGATTCTATTGAAGCGGAAATATTCATTAAGGAAGTATCTGTCGGTTATAGCAATTACTATAGGGATTGTTATTTGTACGCTAGCAACAAGTGATCTCGAAAAG aacTCAGGGTTGAGTTATGAAGAAGCAGCAAAACACTACCACGAATGGATGATTG gaatttcTATGCTGATATTTGCTTTGCTGGCATCCGCATATCTAGCCATTTGTCAGCAACGAATGTACGAGACGTATGGGAAGCATCCCGAAGAAGCCATGTTTGTTATT CATGCCGTATCACTGCCACTATTTTCATTAATGGGTGCGGACATTATGGCAGCAGCGAGAAAGTTCAACGAG AGCGCTCCATTTGAATTAGGCATCATCTCACTTCCTGTTCCTTCTTTGTGGATGAATCTTTTCCTCAGCTGTATCCTACA ATATTATTGTATCCGTTTTGTTTACCGATTGAATGCTGAGGTAGAGGCATTGACCGTTACTCTTGTTGTGACTCTACGAAAGTTCCTTTCGTTAGTGTTCTCTATTTGGTGGTTTCAGAATCCATTCACAG AAAAGCACTGGATAGGTGCTTTCCTTGTTTTCGCTGGTACGTTGGCGTTTGCAGATGTTTGGAGCAAGAAAGAActggagaagaagaacaaatga